The Salegentibacter mishustinae genome includes a window with the following:
- a CDS encoding YifB family Mg chelatase-like AAA ATPase, giving the protein MLTKVYGSAVFGVEATTITIEVNVATGIGYHLVGLPDNAVRESSFRIAAALQNNAYKFPGKKIIVNMAPADLRKEGSAYDLSLSLGILAASGQIKAENISEYLIMGELSLDGSLQPIKGALPIAIKAKEEGFKGFILPKQNAKEAAIVSEIEVYGVENITEVINFFDKDEALERTIINTREEFYKNLDHPEHDFADVKGQESIKRCMEIAAAGGHNIILIGPPGAGKTMLAKRLPSILPPMTLHEALETTKIHSVVGRVKEHVGLMSQRPFRSPHHTISDVALVGGGAYPQPGEISLSHNGVLFLDELPEFKRGVLEVMRQPLEDREVTISRAKFTVTYPSSFMLVASMNPSPSGYFNDPDAPATSSPAEMQRYLSKISGPLLDRIDIHIEVTPVPFEKLSEERRGESSVEIRKRVTKARQFQTERFKESDSVHYNAQMSVRQIRKFCALDDASKALLKTAMERLNLSARAYDRILKVSRTIADLENSENIKGNHISEAIQYRSLDRDGWLG; this is encoded by the coding sequence ATGTTAACAAAAGTTTATGGAAGTGCCGTATTTGGGGTAGAGGCTACTACAATTACTATAGAGGTAAATGTAGCAACCGGCATAGGTTACCATCTGGTAGGTCTGCCCGATAACGCGGTGAGGGAAAGCAGTTTTAGAATTGCAGCTGCCCTTCAGAATAACGCTTATAAATTTCCGGGTAAAAAGATTATCGTCAATATGGCGCCGGCCGATCTTAGAAAAGAAGGTTCGGCTTACGATCTTAGTTTAAGTCTCGGGATTCTGGCCGCTTCAGGCCAAATTAAAGCAGAAAATATATCAGAATATCTTATTATGGGTGAGCTTTCGCTAGACGGAAGCTTGCAACCCATAAAGGGAGCCCTGCCCATTGCTATAAAAGCCAAGGAGGAAGGTTTTAAAGGATTTATCCTTCCGAAGCAAAACGCTAAAGAAGCCGCTATTGTAAGCGAAATTGAAGTTTACGGCGTTGAAAACATTACAGAAGTAATCAACTTTTTTGATAAAGATGAAGCTTTAGAGAGAACTATAATCAATACTCGCGAAGAATTCTACAAAAACCTGGATCACCCTGAACATGATTTTGCCGATGTTAAAGGCCAGGAATCTATAAAACGCTGTATGGAAATTGCCGCAGCGGGCGGTCATAATATTATTCTTATTGGTCCGCCGGGAGCCGGTAAAACGATGCTTGCAAAACGCTTACCCAGCATTTTACCGCCAATGACTTTACACGAGGCTTTGGAAACTACAAAAATACACAGTGTGGTTGGCCGTGTTAAAGAACATGTAGGTTTAATGTCTCAAAGACCTTTTAGGAGTCCACATCATACAATTTCAGACGTAGCTCTCGTTGGCGGCGGGGCATATCCGCAACCGGGAGAGATTTCTCTTTCGCATAACGGGGTTTTATTTCTGGATGAACTCCCCGAATTTAAGCGTGGCGTTTTAGAAGTAATGCGTCAACCTTTAGAAGATCGGGAAGTGACGATTTCCAGAGCTAAATTTACGGTAACCTATCCGTCGAGTTTTATGCTGGTGGCTAGTATGAACCCCAGTCCTAGCGGATACTTTAACGATCCCGATGCGCCAGCAACTTCGTCCCCGGCAGAAATGCAACGCTATTTAAGTAAGATTAGTGGCCCATTATTAGATAGGATAGATATTCATATTGAAGTCACTCCTGTACCATTTGAAAAATTGAGTGAAGAACGCCGGGGAGAAAGCAGCGTTGAAATTAGAAAAAGAGTTACAAAGGCACGCCAATTTCAGACCGAACGCTTTAAAGAGTCTGATTCTGTACATTATAATGCGCAAATGAGTGTAAGGCAAATTCGTAAATTTTGTGCACTGGATGATGCTTCAAAAGCCCTGCTTAAAACCGCCATGGAACGTTTAAATCTTTCTGCCCGCGCTTATGACAGAATTTTGAAAGTCTCCCGAACTATCGCCGATCTGGAGAATTCAGAAAACATTAAAGGAAACCATATAAGCGAAGCTATTCAATACAGAAGCCTGGATCGAGATGGCTGGTTGGGGTAA
- the pxpA gene encoding 5-oxoprolinase subunit PxpA → MKKIHINCDLGEGGDFDADLMPHISACNIACGGHAGNLETMQGTIKLAVEHGVEIGAHPSYPDKENFGRKTMKISTEELQRSIVAQILSLKQLTEAEGVKLTHVKTHGALYNEAAKDEKTAQIIIDSLLEFDQNLALFCPLNSVMSKLAKGKIPIVFEAFADRNYNPDYSLVSRSKPNALISEKEAVFQHLFSMFSEGKITCENGTKISCSATTFCLHSDTPNSVEIMNFLQQKFAEHNIKIKNAK, encoded by the coding sequence ATGAAAAAAATCCATATAAACTGCGATTTAGGTGAAGGCGGCGATTTTGACGCAGATCTAATGCCGCATATTTCTGCTTGCAATATTGCTTGCGGAGGTCACGCCGGAAACCTGGAAACCATGCAGGGAACTATTAAACTTGCTGTGGAACATGGAGTAGAAATAGGAGCGCATCCTTCTTATCCCGACAAGGAGAATTTTGGAAGAAAAACTATGAAGATTTCTACGGAAGAATTGCAGCGTTCTATTGTTGCGCAAATTTTAAGTTTAAAACAATTGACCGAAGCAGAAGGGGTAAAACTCACCCATGTAAAAACTCATGGAGCACTTTATAATGAAGCTGCAAAAGACGAAAAAACAGCTCAAATTATCATAGATTCTTTACTGGAATTCGATCAAAATTTAGCGCTTTTTTGTCCGTTAAATTCTGTGATGTCTAAACTTGCGAAAGGGAAAATTCCAATCGTTTTTGAAGCTTTTGCCGACCGAAATTATAACCCCGATTACAGCCTGGTTTCGCGTTCAAAACCTAATGCTTTAATAAGCGAAAAAGAAGCCGTTTTTCAACATCTTTTTTCTATGTTTTCTGAAGGAAAAATTACCTGTGAAAATGGTACTAAAATTAGTTGCAGCGCAACTACTTTTTGCCTGCATAGTGACACGCCAAATTCAGTTGAAATTATGAACTTTTTACAGCAGAAATTTGCTGAGCATAATATTAAAATTAAGAATGCAAAATGA
- the pxpB gene encoding 5-oxoprolinase subunit PxpB, giving the protein MNDFPKITPMGERGILIEFEPEISEKLLRKLLFYKDKLEEFYDEVNIEVINTYNSLLISYMFSIENVYNEVSAIKELFGEAKIGKINNQQIFHLPVCYEVEFGWDLEYISNEKNLSKEEIIQLHTKPFYTVFFTGFLPGFLYLGGLDKKLQISRRNQPRMKIEKGAVGIGENQTGIYPKSSPGGWQILGNCPVQFFDKNNDPPCEISAGDKVKFYSVSKKEFEEISEQISEGTFQLKKENYEG; this is encoded by the coding sequence ATGAATGATTTTCCTAAAATAACACCGATGGGGGAGCGGGGAATTCTAATAGAATTTGAGCCTGAAATTAGTGAAAAACTTCTCAGAAAGCTCCTTTTTTACAAAGATAAACTGGAAGAGTTTTATGATGAAGTAAATATTGAAGTAATCAACACATATAACTCGTTATTAATTAGTTACATGTTCAGTATAGAAAACGTCTATAATGAGGTTTCAGCGATTAAAGAGCTGTTTGGTGAGGCTAAGATAGGGAAAATAAATAACCAGCAAATTTTCCATTTACCGGTTTGCTATGAAGTGGAATTCGGTTGGGATCTGGAATACATTTCCAATGAAAAAAACCTCTCAAAAGAAGAAATAATCCAGCTGCATACCAAACCGTTTTATACCGTATTTTTTACAGGGTTTTTACCCGGATTTTTATACCTGGGGGGCCTTGATAAAAAGCTTCAAATTTCGCGTAGAAATCAACCCCGAATGAAGATAGAAAAAGGGGCTGTTGGAATAGGCGAAAACCAGACCGGAATTTACCCGAAATCCAGTCCCGGCGGATGGCAGATTTTAGGCAATTGTCCGGTTCAATTTTTTGATAAAAATAACGATCCACCCTGTGAGATTTCGGCGGGTGATAAAGTGAAATTTTATTCGGTTTCTAAAAAAGAATTTGAAGAAATTTCTGAGCAAATTTCCGAAGGAACTTTTCAACTAAAAAAAGAAAATTATGAAGGCTGA
- a CDS encoding DUF2891 domain-containing protein has protein sequence MIKRSLSLLMLVLIISCKGDPEVKEASEIESDSIKEKSILSGDLLGEDRVEFTVKEANNLAELPLNCINTQYPNKLGQTLENKEAIGEPQELHPAFYGCFDWHSSVHAHWSMVSLLKQFPDLKKAETIREKLKESLSAENIQGEIDYFKREQSDSFERTYGWAWLLKLAEEIETWNDPLADELGKNLAPLTDLIVKKYIEFLPKLNYPIRVGEHSNTAFGLSFAYDYANAVEHTKLKELISERAKDFYLSDNNCPLTWEPGGFDFLSPCLEEVSIMSRVLPKNAFEMWLEDFLPQLKSEDFDVEVGEVSDRTDGKLVHLDGLNFSRAWVFYGLINQYPEKFSHLKEIADRHVAHSFPNLVGDSYEGGHWLGTFAIYALQESKDM, from the coding sequence ATGATAAAAAGAAGTTTATCCTTACTAATGTTAGTTCTAATAATTTCTTGTAAGGGCGATCCTGAAGTTAAAGAAGCTTCAGAAATAGAAAGCGACAGTATTAAAGAGAAAAGTATATTAAGCGGGGATTTGCTTGGGGAAGATCGGGTAGAATTTACTGTTAAAGAAGCGAATAACCTGGCTGAGCTTCCGCTAAACTGTATTAATACTCAATATCCTAACAAACTTGGTCAAACGCTGGAAAACAAAGAGGCTATAGGTGAGCCTCAAGAATTGCACCCCGCATTTTATGGCTGTTTTGACTGGCACTCTTCGGTACACGCACACTGGTCTATGGTAAGTTTATTAAAACAATTTCCTGATCTTAAAAAAGCTGAAACTATTAGAGAAAAATTAAAGGAATCTCTTTCTGCGGAAAATATCCAGGGTGAGATCGATTACTTTAAAAGGGAACAAAGCGATTCTTTTGAACGTACTTACGGTTGGGCCTGGTTGCTGAAACTTGCTGAAGAAATTGAAACCTGGAATGATCCTCTGGCCGATGAACTTGGTAAGAATTTAGCCCCTTTAACCGATCTTATCGTTAAGAAATATATAGAATTCCTACCAAAATTAAATTACCCAATTAGAGTTGGAGAACACAGTAATACAGCTTTCGGACTTAGTTTTGCTTACGATTATGCAAATGCTGTGGAGCATACTAAATTAAAAGAGCTCATTTCAGAGAGAGCGAAGGATTTCTATCTAAGTGATAATAATTGTCCATTAACCTGGGAACCCGGCGGATTCGATTTCCTATCCCCGTGTTTAGAGGAGGTAAGTATTATGAGCCGTGTTTTACCAAAAAACGCCTTCGAAATGTGGTTGGAAGACTTTCTTCCTCAGCTGAAATCTGAAGATTTTGATGTGGAAGTAGGAGAGGTGTCAGATAGAACTGATGGAAAACTGGTGCATCTCGACGGACTTAACTTTAGTCGTGCCTGGGTTTTCTACGGACTTATAAATCAATATCCGGAGAAATTCTCACATTTAAAGGAAATTGCCGATAGGCACGTGGCTCACTCTTTTCCTAATTTGGTAGGAGATAGTTACGAAGGAGGCCATTGGTTAGGCACATTTGCTATTTACGCTTTGCAGGAATCTAAAGATATGTAG
- a CDS encoding 5-oxoprolinase subunit C family protein — translation MKAEIEILHPGLFSTIQDFGRRGFQKYGVPLSGVMDRIALKTANLILQNQADAAVMEITQMGPKLKFSAATKIAISGANLSPKLNDTEIDNNEVVKIHEGDILSFGRPEYGMRSYLAILDGFKTEKVLGSRSWYEDITSHEKLEKGMKLQYEASEEEKYETHAAIKFDEEYLNSQEIEVFPGPEYEKLPETLKSHLRQSKFSIDKNNNRMAIQLSEILENELEPIITGPVLPGTIQLTPGGKLIVLMRDCQTTGGYPRVLQLSEKGINMMAQKKAGDKIRFKSPPTPKGGEALS, via the coding sequence ATGAAGGCTGAAATTGAGATTTTACATCCGGGATTATTTTCCACTATCCAGGATTTTGGGCGTCGCGGATTTCAAAAATATGGAGTTCCTTTGAGTGGAGTGATGGATAGAATTGCTCTAAAAACTGCCAACCTTATTTTGCAAAATCAAGCCGATGCCGCAGTGATGGAAATTACCCAAATGGGACCAAAACTTAAATTTTCGGCAGCGACAAAAATCGCCATTAGTGGAGCAAATCTTTCTCCAAAACTAAACGATACTGAAATTGACAATAATGAAGTGGTGAAAATTCACGAAGGTGATATTTTATCTTTTGGAAGACCGGAATACGGAATGCGTTCCTATTTAGCGATCCTTGACGGATTTAAAACCGAAAAGGTTCTGGGAAGCCGTAGTTGGTACGAAGATATTACCAGCCACGAAAAGCTCGAAAAAGGAATGAAACTCCAATATGAAGCTTCTGAGGAGGAAAAATATGAGACTCACGCCGCGATAAAGTTTGATGAGGAATATCTGAATTCTCAAGAAATAGAAGTTTTTCCCGGCCCTGAATATGAAAAACTGCCTGAAACTTTAAAAAGTCACTTAAGACAAAGTAAGTTCAGTATTGATAAAAATAATAATAGAATGGCGATCCAGCTTAGTGAGATCTTAGAGAACGAACTGGAGCCAATTATTACCGGCCCGGTGCTTCCCGGAACCATTCAACTTACTCCCGGCGGAAAATTGATCGTTCTTATGCGTGATTGTCAAACCACGGGTGGTTATCCAAGGGTTTTACAATTAAGCGAGAAAGGAATTAATATGATGGCGCAGAAAAAGGCAGGGGATAAGATTAGATTTAAAAGCCCCCCGACCCCCAAAGGGGGAGAAGCATTATCCTAA
- a CDS encoding Nramp family divalent metal transporter, whose amino-acid sequence MRNFLKNLGPGILVSAAFIGPGTVTVCTLAGVEFGYSLLWALLLSIFSCIILQEMAARLGVVSQKGLSDVIREEIKKPIFRVLAIILIFSAIVIGNAAYEAGNITGAVLGAEAIFGIQNLQIDDFKLNLWSIFIGAVAFILLFTGSYKTLEKIFIGLVLLMSISFVLTAILTKPDIVEILSGLIPTGNAAGLLTVMAIVGTTVVPYNLFLHASLVSEKWKESSYLPIARKELIVSIILGGTVSMAIIISAASSGLTNVNSAADMAVSLEPLFGKFATWFMSLGLLAAGITSSITAPLAAAYVVKGCFGWKGGMKSAKFKTVWAVVLILGVFFSSLQINPIEIIRFAQIANGILLPVIAIFLFWVVNKASVLGKQRNSKLQNVLGLLVIALSVFLGIKAILSVLQSF is encoded by the coding sequence GTGCGAAATTTCTTGAAAAACCTTGGGCCGGGAATCCTGGTCTCGGCGGCATTTATTGGGCCGGGAACGGTTACGGTTTGTACGCTGGCCGGGGTTGAATTTGGTTACAGCCTGCTCTGGGCTCTATTGCTATCTATATTTTCATGTATAATTTTACAGGAAATGGCAGCCAGGCTTGGCGTGGTCTCACAAAAGGGTTTAAGTGATGTTATTCGGGAAGAGATCAAAAAACCGATCTTCAGGGTTTTAGCGATTATCCTTATTTTTTCAGCTATAGTTATTGGGAATGCTGCTTACGAAGCAGGTAATATTACCGGTGCTGTTCTTGGAGCCGAAGCTATCTTCGGAATTCAAAATCTGCAAATTGACGATTTTAAGCTTAATTTATGGAGTATTTTTATTGGCGCAGTCGCGTTTATACTTTTATTTACCGGAAGCTACAAAACCCTCGAAAAGATCTTTATTGGCCTTGTATTGTTAATGAGTATAAGCTTTGTGCTTACTGCTATTCTAACCAAACCTGATATTGTAGAAATTTTAAGCGGACTTATTCCAACAGGCAATGCTGCCGGATTGCTTACAGTGATGGCTATTGTAGGTACTACTGTAGTTCCTTACAACCTGTTTTTACACGCTTCTCTCGTTAGTGAAAAATGGAAAGAATCTTCTTATTTGCCAATCGCCCGTAAAGAACTCATAGTTTCTATAATCCTTGGTGGTACGGTTTCAATGGCAATTATCATTAGTGCTGCTTCTTCTGGCCTAACTAATGTGAATTCTGCAGCTGATATGGCGGTAAGTCTCGAGCCGCTTTTCGGAAAATTTGCTACCTGGTTTATGTCTTTGGGGCTTTTAGCTGCCGGGATCACTTCTTCTATTACCGCTCCTTTAGCTGCCGCTTATGTAGTAAAAGGCTGCTTTGGCTGGAAAGGAGGGATGAAGTCAGCTAAATTTAAAACTGTATGGGCCGTGGTTCTTATTTTGGGTGTGTTCTTCTCTTCCCTGCAAATTAATCCTATTGAGATTATACGTTTTGCCCAAATTGCCAATGGAATCCTATTGCCCGTAATTGCTATTTTCTTATTTTGGGTAGTCAATAAAGCCTCGGTTTTGGGGAAACAACGTAATTCTAAGCTGCAAAATGTACTGGGGTTACTTGTTATTGCGCTTTCCGTATTTTTAGGGATTAAAGCGATTCTAAGCGTTTTGCAAAGCTTTTAA